From the genome of Pseudomonas helvetica:
TCACAACTGCTCTCTAAACGCTCAAAAAGTGTATCAACCGCTCGCGACCAGATGTCTGCAACACCGAACCTTTCCTGTATCACCTTTAGGGCTCGCGCCCTAATCTGCCCACCGCTGCGCGCTCCATCAGCATTTTGGGGTTGATAAGTCACATCAAACACCATGTCCGTCAGCCAGCGTTTGAAGTTCAGGTTGTCGCTGAATTGCTTGAATAGCTCAGTGTGGTCAGACAGCAGTTCTAGCACGACGCGATTGAGCGCCTTGTCGTGTTCCAATCTAGCGTTTTGCTTGTCGGAGTTCGCCTGCGCGTTCTTGTAGGCCTTGTCCTGGGCCACGCGCACGGGAATCTCCTTGGTGATGACCTTGCGGATTTTGTCCTCGTCCTTCCACCCGATGTTGCCGAACAAATCGTTGAAGGTCTTGATGATGTTCGACAGCCTGTCGATTTCGGGCCCACCCTTGCCGCCGCCAGCGCTCGGAGGAACGGGATCAACCGTTGCATCGGTATCGTCCATCGCCATCTTGAGAGCTGCTTGGGCCTCTACGCGATAGCTGTCCATGTCGACCGATTCCAGTACGCCTTTGGAGAGGTCTTCTTCCTTGGGGGCGGGCAACTTCGGAATGAGGAAGTTCAGGAAGATCGACAGCTTCTCCCACGCGGGGTGGCCGTAGTTCAGGATCGCAGCAAGGAAGCCGTAACTACGCACAAAAGCCTTGGCTTTGCCCTTGAAATTCACCTGCCCGTCTTCGTCCAAGTTCCCCTGGTACTCCTCCACGCAAGTGTCGAGAATTGGGTCGAGCTTGTCCCGATCTGCGCCGCCTAGGTAAAGCGCGACCAAGTCCTCGACCTGTTGCCAGCTATACACCTGCTGCCCGTCAAGTTCGGCTTTCAGGTCGTGCAGCTTGTTGGCGTCGGTTTGCCCTGTCTGAATCGTGGCGCGATAGTAATCCTGGAATGCTGCCTTCACTGCCTCAGCGTTGTCCGCGAAGTCGAGCACGAAAGTGTCATGCTTTTGCGGATGCGCTCTGTTGAGGCGTGACAGGGTCTGCACTGCCAGCACGCCAGCTAAGGGCTTGTCCACGTACATCGTGTGCAGTAGGGGCTCATCAAAGCCAGTGACAAACTTGTTCGCGACAATCAGGAAACGATACGGGTCATGCTTGAGATTGACCGGGATGTCCTTGCTCGGAAAGCCGTTGAGGTCTGCCTCAGTCTTCTTTTTGCCGCCGATCTCGAAGTCACCCGAGTACGCCACGATGGCCTTGTAGGGGCTCTTAATATGGGCGAGGTAATCCGACACCTCACGGAAGTAGTCGATGGCCCGCGCGATGCCGTTACACACAATCATCGCTCGCGCCTTGCCGCCAATCTTTTGCTTACCCGTCACCTGCGCAACGAAGTGATCGACCATGATCTCAGCTTTGAGACGGATAGCCTTATCGTGCGACTCGACGTAGTGGCGGATCTTCTTCAGCGCCTTCACCTTGTCGAATTCGGGATCGTCTTCGACTGTCTTGGCAACCTGGTAGAAGCTGTCGTAGCTGGTGTAGTTCTCTACCACATCCAGGATGAACTTCTCCTGGATCGCCTGTTTGGTGGTGTAAGTCAGTTCCTCCGGTGAACGGAACTGCACGTTGTCGCCGACGACGATCTTCTCACCGAACAACTCCAGCGTCTTGTTCTTGGGCGTGGCGGTGAATGCAAAGTAGCTGGCGTTCGATAGCAGCTTCCGCGACTGGATGCGCTTCTCGATCTCTGCATTCACTGCATCTTGGGTGGCGTCCTCTTCAAAATCTTCCTCTACGATTTTTCCGCCCAGTGCCTCGTGCATGCGCGCAGTGGTCTTGCCACCTTGACTGGAATGCGCCTCGTCGATCAGCAGCGCGAACTTTTTGCCGGAGAGATCACCCAGTTCATCGAGAATGAACGGGAACTTCTGCACCGTGGTGACGATAATCTTCTTTCCCCGACGCAGGTATTCGCGCAGTTCCTGCGCGTTGTCGGAGTGGCCGAAGATGGATGCTACGTGGTCATACCCTTTAATGGTGCGGGCAATCTGCGTATCCAGTGCGCGCCGGTCGGTGATGACGATGATTGAGTCGAATTGCGCTGTGAGTGGGTCTGCTGCGGTACGCAGCTCCACCAACTGGTGCGCCAGCCAGGCAATCGTATTACTCTTGCCGCTGCCCGCCGAATGCTGGACCAGATAACGCTTGCCCACCCCGTCAGCACGGGCACGGCGCAGCAGGGCGCGTACGGTGCGAAGTTGATGAAAGCGTGGGAATATCTGTTTTCTCTTCTTGCGTTTCTTACCGGTGGCATCCGCTTCTTCTTCCTCCACCACCTGAGCGAAGCTCTCGATGATGTTGGCCAGCGATTCGCGGGTCAAAACCGACTTCCACAAATAGTCGGTCTTCAGGCCATTCGGGTTGGGCGGGTTGCCCGCGCCACTGTTCCAGCCCTGGTTGAACGGCAGAAACCACGACGCCTTACCCTTAAACTCGGAGCAGAAGGCTGCCTCTGCATCGTCGACCGCGATATGGGCCATGCAGCGGCCCAACTGGAACAGCAGTTCCTGTGGGCTGCGCGTGGTCTGGTACTGGACGATAGCGTCGGCCAGAGTCTGTTTTGTCAGTGAGTTCTTCAACTCGAAGGTCAGCACCGGTAAGCCGTTGATGAAGATCACCATGTCCAGCTCGTTTCCGGAGTCGTTGCTGTAACGCACCTGCCGGGTGACGCTGAAGATGTTCTTTGCGAAAACCTTCGCTGACGTCGCGTTGCCAGGAGTGGGCAGCAGCTTGTAAAGGTCGACATGAACCGGCCCGTGGCTCACGCCTTTGCGCAACACGTCGACCACACCGCGCTTGGTGATCTCACCTTGCAAGCGGTGTAGGAACTGGGTGCGCTTAATGCCCTCGGCTGCCAGTTCCAGTGTTTCTACTGCCTTGGGCTGGGTGGCCTGAAGAAAGGCAAGCAACTGCAGGACGTCCAACGCGACATCGCGGTTGTAGTCCGTGGGTTTGCCCTGCACGTAACCGTTATGGGTGGCGGCGAAGTCCGTGGGGGCCAGCTCATGGCTGTACTCCGGCTGCGGAGCGCCTGTCAGGCCACGCACGATGCGCGCCTCGAACCAACGCTCGCTGGTGTCAGTCTTTGACATCGCCATCCTCCTCTTCGTTCACGCTGTCATCCTCATCCCCCAGGGCGACTAACTCCTCGTCGCTCACTATGTCGTCTGGGCCGGGCCGCCATCCACGTACGTCCACCTTACCGGTAACAACGTCAGCAATCTGCCGGTCGCGGTACTCGCGGATCAGCTTAATTTCAGTGAGTGCCTGATCGATGGCTTGATCTAGGGGCGCACTTTTGGCCTTGATGTATGCAAGGATCACCTGCTGCTCTTCTAATGTCGAAGGCATCGCAACAGGGAACCTGCCTAGCACGGTCTCTGCAATCGCTGGATAGGCAATTCCGATTGAATTGGCAGTGACCTGATTGACGAAGCTAGTGCTTTGAATCACATAGCCGAGATATTCGGGTTCAACCTCCCGTCCGGGCGTCAACACCGCGAAACCAGTTGAAGCGATTAGATCGTCGGCTTCTTCGCTGACGTACCAGATGGCTTTCAGGTATGTGCGAACGGTCGAGATGATTGTGTCGCCGCGACGCAGCACCCTGCGCGCTCGCGACGGGGCATTGTCAAAACGGAGTCGCTCCGGTTCCTTTGCTAGCCGGCCAGTCTTTACTGCCCCGATGTCGACGTAGCGGAACTCAAAATCCGGATTCGTCTTTTCTCCCAATGTGCTCGCATTCAAGCGAACCCATCGCTTTAGGGGTTTGATTGACCAATGCTCGGGCACATTCCCCTGCCACTCGATGCCGGACGGCCTCAAGACGACCGAGGCATCAAGCCCTCGCGTCACGGCACGATCGATGATGCGCAGCTTCTGCTCGGTCAGCAGCGCGATAAGGTCGCGCTTGGCCTTGATGAAACGGGCAATGTGAGCATCCTCAGCACGCAGGTAGACGACGATCTGGTCTTGCTCTGGACGCGGCGGTACAGGCGACGGCATCTGTTTGAAGGATTCCCAATACAGACGATTGCGGTCAGCCACGATGCCACGTGAGAACTTGTTGACCTCATGCATGTAAGCGGCTGTGCGAAACAAATAGCTGAAATAGTGGCTGTTGGCCTCCGGGTAAGGCTTGACCACCACGTATGCAGGGCTGACCAGCCCATCTACTGGCGCGGGGCCGACCGCGCCTTGCCACATGCGCATCATATTGTAGGCGAGGTCATCCTTAACCGCCCGCTTGTACTTTTCCTTCTGGCTCATCACCTGCTTGCGCTTCAAGTTTTCCATGTCCCGCACGCATACGCCGGTACGCAGGGACACTTCTAGAATGGGAAGGTCAGGGAAACCCGTTTCCACGCGATGGCCGAACAGACGACCGTTGCGCAGCACTTGCCAGTCTTCTGGCACTTTG
Proteins encoded in this window:
- a CDS encoding type I restriction endonuclease subunit R, which gives rise to MSKTDTSERWFEARIVRGLTGAPQPEYSHELAPTDFAATHNGYVQGKPTDYNRDVALDVLQLLAFLQATQPKAVETLELAAEGIKRTQFLHRLQGEITKRGVVDVLRKGVSHGPVHVDLYKLLPTPGNATSAKVFAKNIFSVTRQVRYSNDSGNELDMVIFINGLPVLTFELKNSLTKQTLADAIVQYQTTRSPQELLFQLGRCMAHIAVDDAEAAFCSEFKGKASWFLPFNQGWNSGAGNPPNPNGLKTDYLWKSVLTRESLANIIESFAQVVEEEEADATGKKRKKRKQIFPRFHQLRTVRALLRRARADGVGKRYLVQHSAGSGKSNTIAWLAHQLVELRTAADPLTAQFDSIIVITDRRALDTQIARTIKGYDHVASIFGHSDNAQELREYLRRGKKIIVTTVQKFPFILDELGDLSGKKFALLIDEAHSSQGGKTTARMHEALGGKIVEEDFEEDATQDAVNAEIEKRIQSRKLLSNASYFAFTATPKNKTLELFGEKIVVGDNVQFRSPEELTYTTKQAIQEKFILDVVENYTSYDSFYQVAKTVEDDPEFDKVKALKKIRHYVESHDKAIRLKAEIMVDHFVAQVTGKQKIGGKARAMIVCNGIARAIDYFREVSDYLAHIKSPYKAIVAYSGDFEIGGKKKTEADLNGFPSKDIPVNLKHDPYRFLIVANKFVTGFDEPLLHTMYVDKPLAGVLAVQTLSRLNRAHPQKHDTFVLDFADNAEAVKAAFQDYYRATIQTGQTDANKLHDLKAELDGQQVYSWQQVEDLVALYLGGADRDKLDPILDTCVEEYQGNLDEDGQVNFKGKAKAFVRSYGFLAAILNYGHPAWEKLSIFLNFLIPKLPAPKEEDLSKGVLESVDMDSYRVEAQAALKMAMDDTDATVDPVPPSAGGGKGGPEIDRLSNIIKTFNDLFGNIGWKDEDKIRKVITKEIPVRVAQDKAYKNAQANSDKQNARLEHDKALNRVVLELLSDHTELFKQFSDNLNFKRWLTDMVFDVTYQPQNADGARSGGQIRARALKVIQERFGVADIWSRAVDTLFERLESSCDSLGLSDLVAIEEFSGLSVSNILFPVLNLLSTNDVGLFRREFLQLDASASSLSMDFDEVRRMASAHQEEGDWAERLSIRWTLRDAGGNMHG
- a CDS encoding restriction endonuclease subunit S, with translation MPKVPEDWQVLRNGRLFGHRVETGFPDLPILEVSLRTGVCVRDMENLKRKQVMSQKEKYKRAVKDDLAYNMMRMWQGAVGPAPVDGLVSPAYVVVKPYPEANSHYFSYLFRTAAYMHEVNKFSRGIVADRNRLYWESFKQMPSPVPPRPEQDQIVVYLRAEDAHIARFIKAKRDLIALLTEQKLRIIDRAVTRGLDASVVLRPSGIEWQGNVPEHWSIKPLKRWVRLNASTLGEKTNPDFEFRYVDIGAVKTGRLAKEPERLRFDNAPSRARRVLRRGDTIISTVRTYLKAIWYVSEEADDLIASTGFAVLTPGREVEPEYLGYVIQSTSFVNQVTANSIGIAYPAIAETVLGRFPVAMPSTLEEQQVILAYIKAKSAPLDQAIDQALTEIKLIREYRDRQIADVVTGKVDVRGWRPGPDDIVSDEELVALGDEDDSVNEEEDGDVKD